A window of the Candidatus Goldiibacteriota bacterium genome harbors these coding sequences:
- the fliR gene encoding flagellar type III secretion system protein FliR, with the protein MGNVDIFNIAMGQFEYFVLIVIRITAIFFTAPILSSRNIPSLVKIAIAFLTGIIIFPVIDKTGVMPSDIMGFGLLVFKQVIMGVIVGLSAYMIFAAIQLAGQIIDLQMGFGIVNVIDPMSNTQVSIMGQFQFVLGILIFLSINGHHFLFRAISDSFYIVPLNDVGVTTATVNKLTDLFYNMFVLSFKIAGPATIALFLTNLTLGLVARTLPQMNVFIVGLPLNILVGIGALLIALPILVNLFSTLLNTMWEDIYFIIRSMRI; encoded by the coding sequence TTCAACATTGCCATGGGGCAGTTTGAATATTTTGTCCTGATTGTAATCAGAATAACTGCAATCTTTTTCACGGCGCCTATCTTAAGCAGCCGCAATATACCGTCACTTGTCAAAATTGCAATAGCATTTCTTACCGGAATTATCATTTTTCCCGTAATCGATAAAACAGGCGTCATGCCTTCCGATATTATGGGTTTTGGGCTTCTGGTTTTTAAGCAGGTAATTATGGGTGTAATTGTGGGCTTATCCGCTTATATGATATTTGCGGCCATTCAGCTTGCGGGGCAGATAATAGACCTTCAGATGGGTTTTGGTATCGTAAACGTAATTGACCCTATGTCCAACACGCAGGTTTCAATTATGGGGCAGTTCCAGTTTGTACTTGGAATTTTAATTTTTCTTTCCATAAACGGGCACCACTTTTTATTCAGGGCGATTTCGGACAGTTTTTATATTGTCCCGCTTAATGATGTGGGTGTAACCACCGCCACTGTAAATAAACTTACCGACCTTTTTTACAATATGTTTGTTCTGTCTTTTAAGATAGCAGGTCCGGCCACTATTGCGCTTTTTCTTACCAACCTGACGCTGGGGCTTGTGGCAAGGACGCTTCCGCAGATGAACGTTTTTATTGTGGGGCTGCCGCTTAATATTCTGGTGGGAATAGGCGCGCTGCTTATAGCCCTTCCGATACTTGTAAATCTTTTCAGCACGCTTTTAAACA